From Kaistella polysaccharea:
TAGTAAGCTTTTTCACTTTTTTGATATCGTGTAAAAAGTCAGATCATGTCGTGGATACTCCACAGCAGGGAACGGTTACGCTGGAAGTGGATGAATCTTTTCGAAGTGTTTCCGAAGCACTCACGAGCAGATACATGGCTTTATATCCGAACACAAAAATCAAACTGGTTTTTAAGAAAGAAGATTTGGCTTTTCTTGATTTGCTAGAACGAAAAGTTCGTGTAATTGTAATGTCGCGTGAACTCAATGAAAGAGAAAAGAAAGCCTTTAAAGATAAAATAGATCTTGATTTGCAACCTGCAAGATTTGCTGCTGATGCTGTCATTTTTATCGTGTCGAAAGATTCGCCGCGGGAGACTATATCTGTGAATGAATTGCACGAACTTTTAAAAAGTGATCAGAAAAAAATTATTTTTGATGGGACTAATTCTAGTAATCTAAACTTTGTAGCTCAGAAACTTAAAACAACTCCCGATCAATTAAAATATTCGATCATTAGTGGGAACAAAAATATCGCCGAACAATTGGTAAACCTTCCTGATAAAATTGGGGCTTTAAGTTTAAATACACTTAGTCGACCTTATGATCCCGAATCAGAAGCGTTAAGAAATTCTGTAAAGATTTTAAAAGTTGTCGAAGGCAACAAAGCCTATGAACCGACTTTAGATAATTTAGCGAATAGATCTTACCCGTTCAGCAGAATATTGTATTTTCTTACCAATGAGCCGTACTTCGGACTTGGAAATGGATTTATTCGATTTTCCTGTACGCAGCTTGGGCAGATTGTAGTTTCCAAAGAAGGTTTGCAACCGTATTACCTTTTCAGAAGAGAGGTTCAAATGCGTTAAAAAATCTTAAAAAATCCTTACTGACCGTCATTATAAATTTTTGGTATAAAAATTGGGAGTGAAGTCAGTACATAGTTATTTATAAAAACAATTAAACAATTTAAAATGAAAGATATAATGAATTTAACGAAGAAAATTGCTTTCGGAGTTTCAGTAGGTTTTTTCACTAATTTTGCTTTTGGCCAGACATTGCAAGAAGGAATCAATAGTGCAGACAGTCATAAATATGCGCAGGCAAGACAGGTGTTTACTGATATGGTTGCAAAATCGGCGACTGCTGAAAATTATTTTTACTTAGGGAACTCTTATTTAACTCAGTTTGAACCAAATTTTGATAAAGCGCAGGAAAATTTTAATAAAGGAATTGCAGCTGATAAAAAAAGTTATCTCAACAAAATCGGTCTAGCTTCGGTTAAATTAGGTAAAGGTGACAAGTCTGCAATTGGCGAAATTCAGAGTATCGTGAAAGATTCTCGGGAAAAAGATGCTGAAGTGCTATACCGCGCTGCCGAAGCGATTACAATGTTTGGTGGAGCAGCTAATGCTGATTTAGCGATCGATTATTTAAATAAAGCAGTTGAAAGATCTGCGAAAAACGGTACTCCCGCACATTACTATTATACTTTGGGTGATGCCTACCGTTTGAAATTGACAAATAGTCCACAAGTTGCGGGTTCAGCAATGACCGCATACGAAAAAGCGTTGCCTACTGCGAGAAATAAAGCTTCTGTATTTACCAGAATTGGTACATTATGGATGCAAGCTCAACAATGGCAATCTGCAAAAGAGAATATCGATAAAGCAATTGCTGCCGATGCAACTTATGCACCAGCTTATAAAGCAAAAGCTGCTTATGATATCCGATATCAGAAAAATGCCTTGGCAACTCAAGACTTGATCAATTATGCAAAATATGCCGATGAAGATCCCGATACTCAATTAGAGATTTCTAAATTATTCTTCACGAATGAGGATTACGGAAACTCAAAAATATATCTTGATAAAGTCTTCGACAAGGTTGAAGATCCTATTAAATATAAATTGAGAGCATATCTTCTTTATGCTGATGGCGATTATGCTGCAGCAAAAACAAGTATGGACATGTTCTTGTCGAAAGCTGAAAAGTCTCGTGTTTTAACAGCTGACCAAGGATTGCAAGGACTGATCGCGGCAGGTTTGGCTGAAAAAGAAACCGATGCGGTCAAAAAAGCAGCTTTAAAATTAGAATCTCAGCAGAAAATAGCAATTGCGAAAGCTGCCAAGGATGAAACCATGAAGTGGGATGAAGAGTTGATCAAAATTAAAGGTGGTGGTGCAGTGAACCAGGCCTCTGTTGATGCAGGTACAACTAATCCACAAATTGAAGCTCTTAAAAAACAAGTTGCTGCAAAACCACAGGATACGGATGCTTTATTCAAATTAGCAAACGCATACCAGGAAGCTAAAAACTGGAATGGAGCTATTCATTCTTGGCAAAAAATGAGTGGATTGCTACCAGATTGGGCACCCGCTTATTATAGCCAAGGATATTCTTACCAGCAAGCTGGACAAAATGAACTTGCTAAAGTAGCTTATGAGAAATATATCACCAAAGTTAAACCGGCAGATATGGAAGCAAATAAAGAAACGCTTTCTTATGCATACTTTGCTGTTGCCTATTTGGTAAAAGATACTGATGAAGCTAAAGCGAAGGATTATGTAAGCAAATCAGTACAGTTAAATCCTAATTATACAGATGCTGTAAAGTTAAATAATGAGTTGAATAAATAAATTCCTCTTATATATTAATAAATCCTCTTCATATTGAAGGGGATTTTTTTGTGCCTGATATCGTCGACTTACTTATAATTACTGAAGGTGTTTTCTCAAATAGGTTTATACGGTGGTCATAATCTCCGTCCTATTCTTTCTTTAGGAAGAGTTCCGGCTTATTTTAATATTACTTAAAGGTTAAAAAGACTTGATTAACGGTTGGATTAAGGTTTTAAAGTTAGAAAGGTGTTGTAAAGCGATAATGTTAATAACTTAATTTGGATAATAAATAGGTGTGTGATAGTAAGTTAGTGGGTATAATTATACACATGTTTAAAATAATTATAA
This genomic window contains:
- a CDS encoding PstS family phosphate ABC transporter substrate-binding protein, which encodes MKSKTLILIVSFFTFLISCKKSDHVVDTPQQGTVTLEVDESFRSVSEALTSRYMALYPNTKIKLVFKKEDLAFLDLLERKVRVIVMSRELNEREKKAFKDKIDLDLQPARFAADAVIFIVSKDSPRETISVNELHELLKSDQKKIIFDGTNSSNLNFVAQKLKTTPDQLKYSIISGNKNIAEQLVNLPDKIGALSLNTLSRPYDPESEALRNSVKILKVVEGNKAYEPTLDNLANRSYPFSRILYFLTNEPYFGLGNGFIRFSCTQLGQIVVSKEGLQPYYLFRREVQMR
- a CDS encoding tetratricopeptide repeat protein, which codes for MKDIMNLTKKIAFGVSVGFFTNFAFGQTLQEGINSADSHKYAQARQVFTDMVAKSATAENYFYLGNSYLTQFEPNFDKAQENFNKGIAADKKSYLNKIGLASVKLGKGDKSAIGEIQSIVKDSREKDAEVLYRAAEAITMFGGAANADLAIDYLNKAVERSAKNGTPAHYYYTLGDAYRLKLTNSPQVAGSAMTAYEKALPTARNKASVFTRIGTLWMQAQQWQSAKENIDKAIAADATYAPAYKAKAAYDIRYQKNALATQDLINYAKYADEDPDTQLEISKLFFTNEDYGNSKIYLDKVFDKVEDPIKYKLRAYLLYADGDYAAAKTSMDMFLSKAEKSRVLTADQGLQGLIAAGLAEKETDAVKKAALKLESQQKIAIAKAAKDETMKWDEELIKIKGGGAVNQASVDAGTTNPQIEALKKQVAAKPQDTDALFKLANAYQEAKNWNGAIHSWQKMSGLLPDWAPAYYSQGYSYQQAGQNELAKVAYEKYITKVKPADMEANKETLSYAYFAVAYLVKDTDEAKAKDYVSKSVQLNPNYTDAVKLNNELNK